The Candidatus Synechococcus calcipolaris G9 nucleotide sequence TGACGATCAAAGTAGCTGCCTGGATAACGGCGATATTCGACGGTTTTGCGCTCTAAACGGGCCGTATGACAAAATTGATGCAACCATTGGGCATAGGCCACATCTTCGCCTCCAAAGCGAAATTCACTAAATACGCCATCTTCGGGAAAGCCGCCAATGAAATCATGGACGTCCCGCCGTACCCCTAAATTTAATACTAGGGTTTGCTCTAGGGCATTATGCCAATGATCATGGAGGCGATCGCGGCAATAGATACCAGTGCGAACGGCCCCAAAATACTCCTCCCCCTGACTGGTCTGATACTGGGGCGGTAGGGGTTGATTCAACACCGAAAACGCCAAGAATAAATGTTCAGGCATATAGCAGTCATCGCCATCGCAGAAAAACAAGACCTCGCCATGGGAAAACTTAACCCCCGTATTTCGCGCCGCTGCAATTCCAGCATTACTAGGGTAGTGAATGATCTGATGATCACCGCGATCGCGCCAAAAGCCCTCGGCTACCTCCGCCGTCCCATCCGTAGAGCCATCATCGACAATAATGATCTCCGTTTCAATGCGATCGCCCTGGGGATAATGCCCTCGAAAATAATCCAAGCTGGCCGCAATGCTACGAAAGGTTTCTTCTAAAACCGCTTGCCCCCGTTGCTGAACCACATTGTAGAGGGGCATCACAATCGAGAAGGAGTGAGCGATGGGGGAAGATGGGGACATAGGGCCTTCGGTCTAAATCGACGGTAAACCACAATATGGCTTATATGGGCAAGAAAAAAACTATGCAAGTTTAGGAGCAATCCTGATGAAAGCCCGTCGAGAAAATGGGGTAAAAGCATTGACCATCAAGGATTCATGATAGTTGTGAATTGATCCTTCCCTCCCATTCGATCTACGATCAGGAGAATTATAGGTTGACACTGTCCCCCTCCCTTAGATAGCATAGTTAATGCTGAATCTTGCCCCCATCGTCTAGAGGCCTAGGACACCTCCCTTTCACGGAGGCGACGGGGATTCGAATTCCCCTGGGGGTATCCCATTAGGCAAGAAAAATACAGCCCTAAAATAACTAAAATGGTTAACCATCCAATCTAGGCATGGGGTTCAAGAGTTTTTAATAATTATTAAATATACCTAGATGTACCTCAAATTTAGGCAAACTGTAGGCAAGCGATGGAAATCGCAGCCTTAATAAATTGGGGTCGGGCATCAACGATCGCAACAATTCTCATTGAAGTGTATTTATTTGCCTCGCATATTGGGGGACTTTTTCCAGGATAGATCTTAACGACTTTCCGCTAGGGGATGGAGCCGCAGTACTGATTGAATCAAGGCCCAGGCAGTTTTGTGTTCCGGGACTTTCATATCCCCCCACTGTCCAGGTTGGCAGTAAAGGTAGGTAATTAAGCGGCGTTGTTTCCGTAAGGATAGGTGAATAAAACTAATGCCCAGTTCTACGCTGTAGTTGGCAGATGACTGAGAATTCTTTGCCAAGACTTTATTCTCAGGGTTTGAAGTCCTGCGCTTGTGCCAACGCAATTCAGCATCAATGGGTAAATCAGCCAGGGGATTGGGGTCTAAAAGCCAAAATACTCTTTTATTATTATTTTCCCGATAATTATCATGCTGGATCGCAGAAGCCGAGGCGGAGATCGCCGGACCCACCTGATCCGGTAGACATTTGAAGTTTGGCTGAGAATCACACATCTTGTGGGTTAAAAGAATGCGAGCTCCTGCTTCAGAAATATCTAGGGTATGCCCCCGAAAATGATTTTGGCCCACCTGAAATTCACAGAGTTCTTGGCGAAAAAATCGCGTATGTTGCCGTTGGGGTACATCAATTGCCACAAGGATACAAATTAAAAGCAGGGATAGATTATAGGCTGACCAAATTAAGTTGATGTTTAAACTATCGGGATTGACCACGGTATCTTGGAGGCCCACGGTACGACTAACAATCCCAGTAATAACGAGACCAGCAAGGAGCAGCAGAGGTAGCAACAGGAACCAGTTAATTGAAATATTTTGAGAATTCACGTCTCCCTTGGGAGTCACCTTAAAGGGCTTGGCACTACGGGAAAAGAAGGTATGGAAGATGGTGAGGGTCATGGGCACGCAAAGAATCGTTTCGTAAACATCGGACCAAAAGGCCGATCTCCGCCCCTCCGTTAGCCAGGAAAAGGCCATAATATTAGCCAGATAGTAGGGTAAGTAAAAATAGAGAACTTCATTAACGGTTGCCCGCAGGGGAGCGAGGCCAAAAAGTAAGAAAGCCAAGGGAATCAGCAGGAAAATGACCCGAGGAATGGCTAAAAACCAATAGATCAGACTCAGGGTATGGGAAAGTCGTTGGAGAAAACCCAGACCTGGAATGGTAAAAAAGTTCGTCTTAGAAAAAAGCAGATGTAGGGTTCCCTGGCCCCAGCGTAACCGTTGATTGATATAGGCACTAATGCTTTCTGGAGCGAGACCGGCAGATAGAGCCTCATTCAGATACTTAATCCGGTAGCCATGGGCCTGGAGTTGAATCGAGGTGAAATAATCCTCCGTAATACTGTCGG carries:
- a CDS encoding glycosyltransferase family 2 protein, which encodes MSPSSPIAHSFSIVMPLYNVVQQRGQAVLEETFRSIAASLDYFRGHYPQGDRIETEIIIVDDGSTDGTAEVAEGFWRDRGDHQIIHYPSNAGIAAARNTGVKFSHGEVLFFCDGDDCYMPEHLFLAFSVLNQPLPPQYQTSQGEEYFGAVRTGIYCRDRLHDHWHNALEQTLVLNLGVRRDVHDFIGGFPEDGVFSEFRFGGEDVAYAQWLHQFCHTARLERKTVEYRRYPGSYFDRQLEKFQSPPGLTPNLMTATDWQHQQEINQLVETRLSTLKGKLAIAI
- a CDS encoding glycosyltransferase; the encoded protein is MKLKKLLQQSDYYLFLLGIAAFGIALLLQVDWRNSLPNLLGLWHRGQILFHPGGNNLTSLLLPSFIAVTFTFLLKELFPRPTFLTRMLVSGGIAFLGIRYEFWRFFSSLNLDDPLNGTLSVILFLAELLTVVNTVSFFTHTIFSIDRTKEADRLSAAVIDGTYQPTVDVVIPTYNEGVEILRRTVIGCQAMEYPHKTIYLLDDTRRPAVRALAAELGCEYRDRPDNRHAKAGNINHALPSIHGEIMVVFDADFVPTRNFLTRTLGFFQEENTALLQTPQHFFNEDPISVNLGLEGILNNEQNLFFRYIQPSRDFFNSVICCGSCFLIRRSALDEIGGIPTDSITEDYFTSIQLQAHGYRIKYLNEALSAGLAPESISAYINQRLRWGQGTLHLLFSKTNFFTIPGLGFLQRLSHTLSLIYWFLAIPRVIFLLIPLAFLLFGLAPLRATVNEVLYFYLPYYLANIMAFSWLTEGRRSAFWSDVYETILCVPMTLTIFHTFFSRSAKPFKVTPKGDVNSQNISINWFLLLPLLLLAGLVITGIVSRTVGLQDTVVNPDSLNINLIWSAYNLSLLLICILVAIDVPQRQHTRFFRQELCEFQVGQNHFRGHTLDISEAGARILLTHKMCDSQPNFKCLPDQVGPAISASASAIQHDNYRENNNKRVFWLLDPNPLADLPIDAELRWHKRRTSNPENKVLAKNSQSSANYSVELGISFIHLSLRKQRRLITYLYCQPGQWGDMKVPEHKTAWALIQSVLRLHPLAESR